GGTGCAGCAAGGCTATTTCAGCCGCCTCGACCAGCCATACAAACTGTATTACCAGGCAGCCCTGGCCCAACTGGACAACAACGCGCCCCAAGCCACCAAGCGCTACGCCAGAGTAGTAGAGCAGGCTCCGTTTCTGGAAGCTGCCGTGCTGGCAGCCGCCGACTTCTACCTGAGCCGCCAACAGGACATGCCGGCCTACAACGCCTTGCTCAAGGGGCTGGAATACAACCCGGAGTCGGTGCCCTTGCTGAAAGCCTATACGCTGGCCGCTATTCCAGCAGGTTTGAGTGAATATGCTGCAGCTTCCCTGGAAAAACTGCGCCCATTGCTTTCACCCGCGGAATACAGTACCTTTCTTTCGCAGTACAACGCCCGGCGCGCCTCCCAAACGGCTGCCGCTACTCCCTGGAATTAGGACCAAACCTAGCTGCCCATGTTACATCCAGTAATTGAAACCCTCGACATTGCGAAGGAATACCAGATGGGCACGGAGCTCATCCAGGCACTACGGTCCGTCACCATCACCATCCAGCGGGGCGAGTATGTAGCCTTCATGGGGCCTTCGGGTTCGGGCAAATCCACGCTGATGAACATCGTGGGCTGCCTCGACACACCCACACGAGGTACCTACATCCTGAATGGCAAAAACGTCAGCAGCATGTCGGACAATCAGCTGGCCGACGTGCGCAACAAGGAAATCGGCTTCATTTTCCAGAGCTTCAACCTGCTGCCCCGGGCCACATCCCTCGACAACGTGGCTCTGCCCCTGATTTATGCCGGCTACAGCAAGTCAGACCGGGAGGAGAAAGCCATGCTGGCCCTCAAGAGCGTAGGCCTCGACACCCGCGCCAAGCACAAGCCCAATGAGCTGTCCGGCGGTCAGCGCCAGCGCGTAGCCATTGCTCGGGCCTTAGTCAACGACCCCAGCGTGTTGTTGGCCGACGAACCAACCGGTGCCCTCGACTCCAAGACCAGTCACGAAATTATGGACTTGTTTGAGGCCCTTTACGCCAAAGGCAATACCATTATCATGGTAACCCACGAAGAGGATATTGCCAACTTTGCCCACCGCATCGTGCGCCTGCGCGACGGGCAGGTGGAGTCGGATGTGGTTAACCACAAAGTGGCGACCCACATCCTCAGCTGACTTTCCAAGGACGAGCTGCCGACATTGAGCTGACTTTTTTGTTCATGTTTTTTCTGCAACCTCAGCTCCTGCCCTCTGTCCTTCGTTCATTGCATGAAGATCTACACCAAAACCGGCGACAAAGGCCTTACTTCGCTTATTGGCGGCACCCGGGTTCCTAAGTCCAGCCTGCGCATCGAGTGCTACGGCACCGTCGACGAGCTCAACTCCTACATCGGCCTGGTGCGTGACCAGGAAGTAAACCTCAGCCGCCGCGACCTGCTCAAGGAAATCCAGGACCGGCTCTTCACAATGGGCGCCTCGCTGGCTTCCGATCCGGAGAAGTCGAAGATGAAAATTCCGGATCTGCACGAGGAAGACGTCCTGCTGCTGGAGCGCGAAATGGACCGGATGAACGAGACGCTGCCCGAGTTGCGGGTGTTCATTCTGCCTGGCGGCCACCCTTCCGTATCCTACGCCCACGTGGCCCGCTGCGTGTGCCGCCGCGCCGAACGACTGGTTATTGCCCTGCGCGAAGACTCCTTCGTAGCCGAACTCGTGGTGATGTACCTCAACCGTTTATCGGACTATTTATTCGTGCTCAGCCGCCAGATGGCGCACGAATTGAATGCCGAAGAAGTTACCTGGAAACCGCGCCTCTCCTAGGCCCGTTTCAGGGATATTGCCTCTATCTCCCACCCGCTCTTTTCCCACTCTCCCACTATCCTGCTTATGCTCGACACACTCACTATTCGGACCCAGCGCACCACGGCCTCCCGCCTTCAGGAGCTGGATCCTGCCAACCTTGAATTCGGCAAGGTATTCTCCGACCACATGTTTGTTGTCGACTATCAGGATGGCGAATGGCAGGAGCCCCAGATTGTGCCCTACGGCGACATGGCCGTCAGCCCTGCTAACTCGGCTCTGCACTACGGTCAGGCTATTTTTGAGGGCATGAAGGCCTACAAAAACCCGCAGGGCGAAATTGCCCTGTTCCGTCCCTACGACAACCTGCAGCGTCTCAACCTCTCGGCGGAGCGCATGTGCATGCCGCAGATTCCCGAGGAGCTGTTTATGCAGGGCTTGTCCCAGCTTATTCGCCTCGACGCCAACTGGGTTCCTAAAGCCCCTGGCAGCGCCCTATACATCCGGCCTTTCATGTTTGCTACGGATGGTTTCATCGGCGTACGCCCCTCAGACAACTACCGTTTCATGATCTTCACTTGCCCGGTTGGCTTGTACTATAACAAGCCTTTGCGCGTTCGTTTCGAAGAGAAGTTCGTTCGCTCAGCCGAAGGTGGCGCCGGCTACGCCAAGGCTGCCGGCAACTACGGCGCAGCTATGTGGCCCACCAAGCTGGCCCAGCAAGAAGGTTA
Above is a genomic segment from Hymenobacter cellulosivorans containing:
- a CDS encoding ABC transporter ATP-binding protein — protein: MLHPVIETLDIAKEYQMGTELIQALRSVTITIQRGEYVAFMGPSGSGKSTLMNIVGCLDTPTRGTYILNGKNVSSMSDNQLADVRNKEIGFIFQSFNLLPRATSLDNVALPLIYAGYSKSDREEKAMLALKSVGLDTRAKHKPNELSGGQRQRVAIARALVNDPSVLLADEPTGALDSKTSHEIMDLFEALYAKGNTIIMVTHEEDIANFAHRIVRLRDGQVESDVVNHKVATHILS
- a CDS encoding cob(I)yrinic acid a,c-diamide adenosyltransferase; this translates as MKIYTKTGDKGLTSLIGGTRVPKSSLRIECYGTVDELNSYIGLVRDQEVNLSRRDLLKEIQDRLFTMGASLASDPEKSKMKIPDLHEEDVLLLEREMDRMNETLPELRVFILPGGHPSVSYAHVARCVCRRAERLVIALREDSFVAELVVMYLNRLSDYLFVLSRQMAHELNAEEVTWKPRLS
- a CDS encoding branched-chain amino acid aminotransferase; protein product: MLDTLTIRTQRTTASRLQELDPANLEFGKVFSDHMFVVDYQDGEWQEPQIVPYGDMAVSPANSALHYGQAIFEGMKAYKNPQGEIALFRPYDNLQRLNLSAERMCMPQIPEELFMQGLSQLIRLDANWVPKAPGSALYIRPFMFATDGFIGVRPSDNYRFMIFTCPVGLYYNKPLRVRFEEKFVRSAEGGAGYAKAAGNYGAAMWPTKLAQQEGYHQLLWTDSSAHQFIEESGTMNVMFVIDGKVITPALSTSILDGITRKSVLQVARDLGMPVEERKVSATEVMTAQANGTLQEAFGVGTAATIAPIATIGYQGQDYNLPTPTANSFSQKASAMLSDIRTGEAPDTHQWMVQV